A single genomic interval of Thermodesulforhabdaceae bacterium harbors:
- a CDS encoding TIGR04013 family B12-binding domain/radical SAM domain-containing protein, giving the protein MDKTAVVFLVDRNNRWSLVALVAAFQRSQPSGSKLIWVDLLPSYNNLLQIIKSLLGEYKQIVLAYSFMTPQWAEIKKEWKNIKDSVDSERVFIIAGGAHPTGAVKAVIDAGCWGVLAGEGEESFPQVIDYIQQGAIGNAPPGLYRSIEGKIQGKKALPVLGWEESFPFPTNPPLFSPIEITRGCPFKCTYCSTPIIKGTKVRHRTVSVIVEAVKFMIKQGKKDVRFITPNALSYGSTSGKEPNLEALDLLLGSIRQVLPPDGRIFFGSFPSEVRPEFVNEETARILKTYCANKQIVVGAQSGSDRMLRLMRRGHTVEDVLKACEILPQFGFTPAVDIIFGLPGEDEEDMRASLNVIDKLSQIGARIHAHYFMPLPGSRWANLSPTPLPQSLRRQIERLIAQGKLFGQWMHQERFAIQTTISLALPKQSMV; this is encoded by the coding sequence TTGGACAAAACAGCTGTTGTTTTCCTCGTGGATCGAAATAACCGGTGGAGCCTTGTGGCTCTGGTAGCTGCCTTTCAACGGAGTCAACCATCAGGAAGTAAATTAATCTGGGTTGATCTCTTACCTTCGTATAACAATTTGCTCCAAATTATAAAGTCATTGCTTGGCGAATATAAACAAATTGTCCTGGCTTATTCCTTTATGACCCCCCAATGGGCTGAAATAAAAAAGGAATGGAAAAACATTAAAGATAGCGTCGATTCTGAAAGAGTATTTATTATAGCCGGAGGAGCTCACCCCACCGGCGCAGTAAAGGCAGTCATTGATGCCGGATGCTGGGGCGTTTTGGCTGGCGAAGGTGAAGAAAGTTTCCCACAGGTTATAGATTACATACAGCAAGGTGCTATAGGAAATGCTCCACCGGGACTCTACAGATCTATTGAAGGAAAAATTCAAGGGAAAAAAGCTCTACCAGTCTTAGGCTGGGAAGAAAGCTTTCCCTTTCCTACGAATCCTCCCCTTTTTAGTCCAATAGAAATAACAAGGGGTTGCCCCTTCAAATGCACCTACTGCTCTACTCCGATCATAAAAGGAACAAAGGTCAGACATAGAACCGTCAGTGTAATTGTGGAAGCAGTCAAATTTATGATTAAACAGGGCAAAAAAGACGTGCGATTTATAACCCCTAACGCGCTCTCTTACGGATCCACAAGCGGTAAAGAGCCCAATCTCGAAGCCCTAGATCTGCTCCTTGGATCGATTCGACAAGTGCTTCCGCCGGATGGACGTATATTTTTCGGAAGTTTTCCTTCAGAAGTCCGACCCGAATTCGTCAATGAAGAAACAGCAAGAATTCTAAAAACTTATTGCGCTAACAAACAGATTGTCGTTGGCGCTCAGAGCGGTTCCGATCGCATGCTTCGGCTTATGAGGCGAGGGCATACGGTGGAAGACGTTCTAAAAGCCTGTGAAATTCTGCCTCAGTTTGGGTTTACACCAGCGGTGGACATAATTTTCGGGCTCCCCGGTGAAGACGAAGAAGACATGCGAGCATCTCTCAACGTCATAGATAAACTTTCTCAAATAGGCGCTCGAATACACGCTCATTACTTTATGCCCCTTCCCGGTTCTCGCTGGGCAAATCTTTCCCCCACCCCCCTTCCCCAATCCCTAAGGCGACAAATAGAACGTCTAATTGCTCAAGGGAAGCTTTTCGGGCAATGGATGCATCAAGAGCGATTTGCCATTCAAACAACTATTTCTCTTGCCTTACCAAAGCAAAGTATGGTTTAA
- a CDS encoding NAD(P)H-dependent oxidoreductase: MKVLVLYYSKGGNTRKLAEYVAEGVNQVSGVTAVLKTPSDVTKEDFVEAAGVIAGSPVYFGSMAAELKKVFDDFVGVRKKMENKVGAAFATSGDPTGGKETTMLSIIQCMLIYGMIIVGDPMSATGHYGVACVGAPDEQAAENARKLGKRVAELCLKLHGK, from the coding sequence ATGAAAGTTCTTGTGCTTTACTACTCAAAAGGGGGTAATACAAGAAAGCTTGCGGAATATGTGGCTGAAGGCGTTAACCAAGTTAGCGGAGTAACGGCAGTTTTGAAAACGCCATCAGACGTTACAAAGGAAGATTTTGTTGAAGCGGCTGGAGTCATTGCAGGCTCCCCTGTCTATTTCGGTTCGATGGCGGCAGAGCTCAAAAAAGTATTCGATGATTTCGTAGGAGTTCGAAAAAAGATGGAAAATAAGGTTGGTGCTGCCTTTGCAACTTCAGGCGATCCAACGGGTGGTAAAGAAACAACCATGCTTTCAATTATTCAGTGCATGCTTATTTACGGGATGATTATAGTGGGAGATCCCATGAGCGCTACAGGTCATTACGGAGTTGCCTGCGTGGGCGCTCCTGACGAACAAGCTGCTGAAAACGCTAGAAAGCTCGGAAAAAGAGTTGCAGAATTATGCCTTAAGCTACACGGGAAATAA
- a CDS encoding sigma-70 family RNA polymerase sigma factor translates to MKTEIKKINEERQGLSPLNCSADVTDFETLRFLPFRIPKEDEPDGVLEEFVAELDSESLDYMSAVDDEETTYEDHISAYLREVAHHPLITPEREMELAEIIRRGQDELLAIINAYVEFHETLNKLSERICKLQAKEKSFPGLRDKAVRMIVRTVSNLAQKHRNNEAIQDLKRRCDEIMGRIHKAKEEMVEANLRLVLSIAKKYRGRGMSFDDLIQEGNLGLLKAVVRYDHTKGNRFSTYATWWVRQSIIRGIYDKTRTIRLPVHCIELKNLSHRIYNELVAELGREPTVDEISERAEVARERIEAMMALANQPISLETPVGDDEQRLGDFIEDSMADHPLKDLSHQELRRLLVRLLATLQPREEKILRLRFGIGGHSEETLEKIGKSFNVSKERIRQIEKKALKKLQHPKRKVLIEAFL, encoded by the coding sequence ATGAAAACCGAAATTAAAAAAATTAACGAAGAAAGGCAAGGTCTATCCCCTCTGAATTGTTCTGCTGATGTAACAGATTTTGAAACTCTAAGATTTTTACCTTTTCGAATTCCTAAAGAAGATGAGCCAGATGGAGTCCTTGAAGAGTTTGTTGCCGAATTAGATTCGGAATCTTTAGATTACATGTCGGCGGTTGATGATGAAGAAACCACATACGAAGATCATATCTCGGCCTATCTTCGTGAGGTGGCCCATCATCCTCTTATTACACCAGAACGGGAAATGGAACTTGCCGAAATTATTCGGCGGGGACAGGATGAGTTGCTAGCTATTATAAATGCTTATGTTGAGTTTCACGAAACTCTGAATAAGCTTAGCGAACGCATTTGTAAGCTTCAGGCAAAGGAGAAGAGCTTTCCTGGTCTAAGAGATAAAGCCGTTCGAATGATTGTCAGGACGGTATCCAATCTTGCTCAAAAGCACCGAAACAATGAAGCTATACAGGATCTGAAACGACGGTGCGATGAGATTATGGGAAGAATTCATAAAGCCAAGGAAGAGATGGTTGAAGCGAATCTCAGGCTTGTATTGAGTATTGCGAAGAAATACCGAGGTCGGGGCATGAGCTTTGACGATTTGATTCAGGAAGGCAATTTAGGTCTTCTTAAAGCCGTTGTGCGCTACGATCATACGAAAGGTAATCGTTTCAGCACCTATGCTACCTGGTGGGTGAGACAGAGCATTATTAGGGGAATTTACGACAAAACGAGAACTATCAGGTTACCGGTTCATTGTATTGAACTGAAGAACCTTTCTCATAGAATTTACAACGAATTGGTTGCTGAACTTGGTCGGGAACCTACGGTGGATGAAATTTCTGAACGTGCTGAAGTTGCTCGAGAGCGCATTGAGGCTATGATGGCTTTGGCGAATCAGCCTATTTCTCTTGAAACTCCTGTAGGAGACGACGAACAGCGGTTGGGAGACTTTATTGAAGATTCCATGGCAGATCATCCTCTGAAAGATCTAAGTCACCAGGAACTCAGGAGATTGTTGGTGAGACTTCTTGCCACACTCCAACCCAGAGAAGAAAAGATATTGCGACTTAGATTTGGTATAGGTGGACATTCTGAGGAAACTTTAGAAAAAATTGGTAAAAGTTTTAATGTTTCTAAGGAAAGAATACGTCAGATTGAAAAGAAAGCTTTGAAAAAGCTTCAGCATCCTAAACGAAAAGTTCTGATAGAGGCGTTTTTGTAA